In Sphingomonas crocodyli, a genomic segment contains:
- a CDS encoding STAS domain-containing protein, which produces MTRIILPQTIDRQAVVDQIEPLRAAFEAGVPVEIVCDAVEQIGQAGLQLLMSAVRTGRETGVALSLSGAGGAVEAAARLAGMSDMLFAADGTGGDAR; this is translated from the coding sequence ATGACGCGGATCATCCTTCCCCAGACGATCGACCGACAGGCGGTCGTCGACCAGATCGAGCCGCTGCGCGCGGCCTTCGAGGCCGGCGTGCCCGTAGAGATCGTGTGCGATGCGGTGGAACAGATCGGTCAGGCCGGGCTGCAATTGTTGATGAGCGCGGTTCGCACGGGCCGTGAAACGGGGGTGGCGCTGTCGCTGAGCGGCGCCGGGGGCGCGGTCGAGGCCGCGGCACGGTTGGCGGGCATGTCCGACATGCTGTTCGCGGCCGATGGCACAGGCGGAGACGCGCGATGA